The DNA region GACACCGAACTTCCGTCGCGCCGTCGACACCCGCGACCCGGCGTGTCCCAGCCGGACCGGACGCTCGTCGTGACGGAGGTTCGCCACCAGCGACCCCGCCCCTACGTTCGCGTCCGGCCCGACGACGCTGTCGCCCACGTAGCTCAGGTGCGGCAGCTTCGCGTTCGACAGTAGGATACTGTTTTTCACTTCCACGGCAGCCCCTATATTCACATCAATTGAAATATAACTGTTTCCCCGGACATAACAGTTCGGCCCTATATTCGCACCGGGCATAACGAGGGCCGGTCCCTCGACGACGGCACCGGGTCCGAGCGTCGCGCCCTCGCGGACCGCGACCGGTCCGGAGACCTCGGCGTCGGGGTGAACGTCGCCAGCGAGGTCGCGCTCGATCCCGTCGAAGCCGTCGTCGGGGTCGTCGGTGCCGGCGAGGAGCCACTCGGTCGCATCGAGCAGCTCCCAGGGCCGCCGCACGTCGGCGACTCGATCGCACTCGACGCGGTCGAGGCCGCCCTCGCCGGCGAGGTCGCGTGCGACCGCCAGCGCCGCCGTCGGCGGGCGACCGCGGAGGGCGTCAGCGGGGACCGCGACGGGTCTGGGCTCGGGCCCGTAGAGAGGGTCGAACGGCTCACTCGGCCGCGTCACCACGGCCGGTCGCCGGCGGACGGCCGCCTCCAACGCCGCGGGATCGACGACCGTCGTCGACGGGACACACACGATCCTGTCGTGATCTCCCGTCCGATCGCCGTCGGGAGCCTCGTCGGTGACCGTATCACCGGCATCGGCGACGACGGTATCGGCCGCGGCGTCGCCGTCAAGGCGGAGGCTACGGTCCGGATGTCGCCGCCGTAGGCCCCTCCGAACCGCGGGGGTGAGGCCGTCGCCGACCAGTTCGGTCGCGCCCGCGGCGATCAGCGCGTCGGCCGCGCGAACCGCACAAGCGACGCCCGCTACCGGTAGATCCGCCGCCGACATCGACGGCGCGTACGGCGCTTCGGCCCCATCGCGGTGTGTAAGTACCCCGAGCATACCCGACTCCATCTGGAGAACACGGAGACATTGTTATAGGGTTGATATGCGCGGTTAGGAGACGGTATCTGCCGTCGACCGTTCGATCCGCGTTCTCTCTCGTGTCGTATTTTCGCGTATGACGGCCGCTATCCTTCGATATCGCGATGTAACAGCCTAATAACAATGCCCGGATGGCGGGATTGGCGCA from Halobaculum sp. CBA1158 includes:
- a CDS encoding glucose-1-phosphate thymidylyltransferase, which produces MLGVLTHRDGAEAPYAPSMSAADLPVAGVACAVRAADALIAAGATELVGDGLTPAVRRGLRRRHPDRSLRLDGDAAADTVVADAGDTVTDEAPDGDRTGDHDRIVCVPSTTVVDPAALEAAVRRRPAVVTRPSEPFDPLYGPEPRPVAVPADALRGRPPTAALAVARDLAGEGGLDRVECDRVADVRRPWELLDATEWLLAGTDDPDDGFDGIERDLAGDVHPDAEVSGPVAVREGATLGPGAVVEGPALVMPGANIGPNCYVRGNSYISIDVNIGAAVEVKNSILLSNAKLPHLSYVGDSVVGPDANVGAGSLVANLRHDERPVRLGHAGSRVSTARRKFGVVVGEGAKLGIGTRLNVGTVVAPGATTRPGSTVFTDIGGERE